GTCGGAGTGTGTCAGGCCTTTATACACGATGACGCCGTTCCACTGGACGTATTTTCCTTCATATTGTTTCCAGAGCTCATTTCTTTCATTCCTGCTCAACGTGCTCTCCGGGCCGAAGAGTTTATTAAGCTCGTCTATGGTGACCTCTACAAATTCTCTGTCGCCGCGTGCGGATTCCGGAAGCGGTATTTCTTTGGGAGACGGTATCTCCCCTTTTGCAAAGGGTACTTCCCGCACGGGGCCGCCTGTATATGTACCACGATTCAGGGTGTCCTGGGCCGGCCCTGGTACGGGATTGGTCCAGGCCAGGAGGTCTTCTTCACCGTAAAGGCGTTCAAACTCCGCGCGGTATGAGTCGATGACGTCCGGGTCGTCTAGGATGACAACGTTTTCGTGGCTATACTTTGGGGCCTTATTTGTCCAGTCGTAAGTGCCGGTTATGAGCAGTTTATCATCAAAGATAGCGAAATTGTTGTTCATCCGGCCGCCGGCCCCACCCTTAAGCGCTTTTATCTTAAACCCTTCCTCTTTTAGAAGGCCGACCCGTGAGGGCCTGGAACGGGTATTTTGATAGTCTACGACCATCCTTATGTTTACACCGCGCGCCCTTGCGTCGGTGAGGGCCTGGATGAGATCGCCTGAGATCAGGTTTGAGACGGCCAGGTCTATGCGGCTGTCGCTGCGGGATATATTGTCTATGAGAAGTTCTTGTATGTCACTGTCGGGGGAGAATACTACGTCCATCTCCCCGTAACAGGTCGCCGAGAGGAGGCATGAAACAAATAGTTTTAGAAGAAGGTGTTTGAGCTTTGACGCATCCATGGCAAGAAGTTGACGTAAAACAAATTAACCTTCACCCTTTGTCTTGCCTTCCCACACCTCCAGGAACCTCCGGCAGATATCTACGGTGGTGATCATTCCGGCAAGTTTACCTTGTTTGACGACGGGTATGGTTCGGAAACCGTGTGTTTTCATAAGTGAAATGGCAACCACGAGGTCGCCGTCTTCATCTATTGTGATGACGTTTTTGCTCATTATGTCAGACACCTTTAATTTTGCCAGTTCCTCCACGTCTTTTATGGTAATGTCCAGTGCGCCATAATCCTTTATGTAATCTACGTTGCCGAGGATTGGAAGGAAGTCCGGACTAAAGGTGTTGAGCATGTCTGTGATTGAAATAATACCTACCACCTTCTTGTCATCATCTACTACCGGAGCGGCCCATATCTTGTTGCTTATGAACTTTGAGGCGGCGTGTTTTACTCCATCCTCAGGCCTCAAAACCACGCTGTCCTTTTCATAGCATCGCTCGACTTTCACTGGAAGCTCCTCATCTGTCTAGTAACCCGGGCGGGAAGAAACTTTAAAGAACTACAAGGAGAATATATCATAGAGAGGGGTTCTTTTCAAAGGATTAATGTTATCAAGCACCCGTTACCTGCGGGTTTTTCCACAGGCAACGAAGGCCTCTGGCAGGGCGTCGAGGACGTCTGTGGCTATTAGTGAATATTCTCCCATGGTCTCCCGTGCCATATCGCCGGCCAGTCCGTGGAGATATGCCCCCAGCACGGCGGCGTCAAAGGCGGAGAATACTCCCTGGGCCCACAGACCCGCGATGAGGCCGGTCAGCACGTCGCCCGTACCCGCGGTTGCCAT
The nucleotide sequence above comes from Candidatus Bathyanammoxibius amoris. Encoded proteins:
- a CDS encoding phospholipase D-like domain-containing protein; translation: MDVVFSPDSDIQELLIDNISRSDSRIDLAVSNLISGDLIQALTDARARGVNIRMVVDYQNTRSRPSRVGLLKEEGFKIKALKGGAGGRMNNNFAIFDDKLLITGTYDWTNKAPKYSHENVVILDDPDVIDSYRAEFERLYGEEDLLAWTNPVPGPAQDTLNRGTYTGGPVREVPFAKGEIPSPKEIPLPESARGDREFVEVTIDELNKLFGPESTLSRNERNELWKQYEGKYVQWNGVIVYKGLTHSDWNTVKLGFDIGESPEVSVIFRDEYVPQLMWIKEGSVIAYTARLNNRKSFGTLYRLDDGQILGKLVKKAPGR
- a CDS encoding CBS domain-containing protein, which produces MKVERCYEKDSVVLRPEDGVKHAASKFISNKIWAAPVVDDDKKVVGIISITDMLNTFSPDFLPILGNVDYIKDYGALDITIKDVEELAKLKVSDIMSKNVITIDEDGDLVVAISLMKTHGFRTIPVVKQGKLAGMITTVDICRRFLEVWEGKTKGEG